The Corynebacterium callunae DSM 20147 genomic sequence GGGTGGTGGTGTGGCTGCGAACTCTCGCCTGCGGGAACTTGCCCAAGAACGCTGTGACAAGGCTGGCATCGAATTGCGGGTGCCACGCTTTAAGCTGTGCACCGATAATGGCGTCATGATTGCTGCTTTGGCTGCACAAAGGATCCACGAGGGTGCACCAGAATCACCAATTTCGGTAGGAACTGATCCTTCTTTGTCCGTTGAGACCCCCCAGGTGTTTTAAACCTTTAGTATTAGGTTCATGAAATCTGTATTCTCCGTCGATCAAATCCGACGTGCAGAAAACACCCTAATGGCCCTCCAAAGTGACTCCGATGAACTGATCATTTCAGCTGCATCGGCAGTCGCTGATGTTGCCCTTGCCCTCCTTAAAGTTCCCGCCCCAGCACTGGCTCAAGATGGAAAAATCTTGTTGTTAGTAGGCTCTGGCGGAAATGGGGGAGATGCACTCTACGCTGGTGCTTTCTTAGCAGAAGAAGGCAAAAAAGTTGATGCGCTGCTGCTTAACAAAGAGCGAGTCCATCACTCAGCACTGTCCTATTTTGAGTCTTTGGGCGGCACCGTGTTGGATTCTGAGCCCAATCATGGCGATTATCGCCTGCTTATTGATGGCATTTTGGGCATCGGCGGACGCGGGGGAATTGCGCCGGAAACGGCCCGATTTGTAGAAAATTTCTATTCTGCAGGCATTCCAATTTTGGCTGTTGATATTCCTTCTGGAGTACATGCAGATACCGGTGCCGTGCCCGAACCAGCTTTGGTCACTTTGGACGGTTTTGAACAAGGTGCACCGATTGCCCGCCAAAAAATCCCAACTCATATTAATGCCGATGTCACCATCACATTTGGTGGTTTAAGACGGGCTCATGCCGTGTCTGCTGCCTGTGGGGAAGTTTTGCTCGCCGATATCAGCGTGGCAGGAGCGGGTGGCCGTTCCCTGTCTCATGCTTTGCTAGAAATCCAAAGTGCTGATAGCGGACCTCAGTATTTTGCCTCCAAAGCATGGAACGGCGTACCTAATGCACCTGCTCAGAACCCTAAATTGGCGGCAATGTTTGAGGCTTTAGCCGCCGAAAATTCCGGGATTCAGCGGTTGGGGCGCCAATTTATTGTGCTAGATGTTGAGCCAAGCCCTGATCATGATAAATATTCCGGCGGAATTGTGGGCATTGTTGCAGGTAGTGAGCAATATCCCGGGGCTGCGGTGTTGGCTACAGCTGCGGCAGTGCGCGCTACCAGCTCCATGGTGCGATATGTTGGCCCCGTCGCCGCAGCAGTGCTGGCTGCTCTGCCAGAAGTAGTTGCTACATCTTCCTTGGGCACCGCCGGCCGTGTCCAGGCCTGGGTTTTTGGCCCCGGTCATGGAATCGATGAGCAGGCTTTTAAAGAATTACAAGAACTGCTTAATAACCCAGAACCGCTGCTTATCGACGCCGACGGCCTCACTTTACTCAGTGCCTCAGCGGAGTTAAGGCAGCTGTTGCGTACGCGCCACGGCGCGAGTGTCTTAACCCCGCACCGCGGGGAATTTGAGCGCATTGCCTCCGCGTTAAGAGCAGAGGGAATTGAGATTCCGAATCCTGAAACAGACTCCATTGGGGCAGCTCATGCGATGGCGGAAAACCTTAAATGTTGTGTTTTGCTCAAGGGTAGATTCACCATCATTGCCACCTGTAACTATGTATATGCGGTCAACGCTGGGCATTCTTGGTCGGCTACCCCAGGTTCTGGTGATGTGTTGTCTGGATTAATTGGCGCGCATTTAGCGCATAGTAGTGCAGAACTTAATCGAATCCCGGAGTATATCCCGGAGTTAGAAATCTCAGATACCGCGGTTTATGCACAGGTAGCGCCCGCAGTGACCATTCATGCAGTGGCTGCCGCACTGGCAGCACGGACTGAATTTGGGCCAGCGCCCACCTCTGCCTCGAAGATCGCAGCGGCAATTCCAGCTGCCACAGCCATGGTTAATACCCACGCGCCCATGAATTTCTCATGAACTTTTGTCTGCCCAACTAGCAGAGTGGGGGAGGTGGAGGTTTATTGAAAGCTATGACCAAAGGATTTCTTGCTAACCCAGACCTCACCCACCGCATTATCGAGTTTGATCTAGACCACGCTGAGATGTTCTTGGGCGGGGCAGACGATGCCCACGTAGCTGTTGCTTTCCAAGAAGACGGCAGCCAATACGCCGCACTTTTTAACTCCAAAGCTAAGGATGAGGGAGCTGCCGCAAACCCTGTGGCTTCCCTTGGACGTAGTGCAGCTGCCACCGGTAACTCAGCATTCTTCTCTGATCCTGCTACCGCAGTATGTGGTCCAGTGATTTTTGTGGGTGCTAAGGGTGAAGATGTGGAAGACGCGGAAATTGAGCGTATTTCCGATGGTATTCGTGCTGCTAAGAACTATCGTGATGATTTCCCACAAGAGTTTTTGCTGTGGCGTCGTGCAGTTTATAACTTGCGCAAGGAGGCTTAACGGCGTTTTGTTGCCTTAAATGTGTAGCAACCCATGAGTGAAATTAGTGTTTGCTGTGAGCTTGAAAATTAGCACCCTTATTAGTTGAGTGCTGGCACTCGCGAGGGTAGAGTGCCAAATAGGTTGTTTGACACACAGTTGTTCACCCGCGACGACGGCTGTGCTGGAAATCCACAACCGGCACAACAAACATTATTTCTCATGGAGGGATTCATCGTGGCAAACGTCAACATCAAGCCGCTCGAGGACAAGATCCTTGTTCAGATCAACGAGGCAGAGACCACCACCGCTTCCGGCCTGGTTATCCCAGACTCCGCTAAGGAAAAGCCACAAGAGGCAACCGTTATCGCTGTTGGCCCAGGCCGTTTTGATGACAAGGGCAACCGCATTCCTCTCGACGTGAAGGAAGATGACGTTGTTATCTTCTCCCGCTACGGCGGCACCGAGATCAAGTTCGGTGGCGTTGAGTACTTGCTGCTCTCCGCACGTGACATCCTCGCAATCGTCGAGAAGTAGGCGATAGTTCATGGCAAAGCTCATTGCTTTTGACCAGGACGCCCGCGAAGGCATTCTCCGGGGCGTCGACGCCCTGGCCAACACTGTCAAGGTCACCCTCGGCCCTCGTGGTCGTAACGTGGTTCTTGATAAGGCATTCGGCGGACCGCTGGTCACCAACGACGGTGTTACCATCGCCCGTGAAATTGACGTTGAGGATCCTTTTGAGAACCTCGGTGCACAGCTGGTTAAGTCTGTTGCTGTTAAGACCAACGATATCGCTGGCGACGGCACCACCACCGCAACTCTGCTGGCTCAGGCGCTGATTACTGAAGGCCTGCGCAACGTTGCTGCTGGCGCTAACCCAATCGAGCTCAACAAGGGTATTGCTGCAGCTGCAGAAAAGACCATCACCGAGCTCAAGGCACGCGCCACCGCAGTTTCCGATACCAAGGAAATCGCAAACGTTGCAACCGTTTCTTCCCGCGATGAAGTTGTGGGCGAAATTGTTGCAGCTGCAATGGAGAAGGTTGGCAAGGACGGCGTTGTCACCGTTGAGGAATCCCAGTCTATGGAGACCTCTTTGGATGTCACCGAGGGTATTTCCTTTGACAAGGGCTACCTGTCCCCATACTTCATCAACGATGCAGACACCCAGCAGGCTGTCCTGGACAATCCTGCTATCTTGCTGGTTCGTAACAAGATTTCCTCCCTGCCAGATTTCCTTCCGCTGCTGGAAAAGGTTGTTGAATCCAACCGTCCACTGCTGATCGTGGCTGAGGATATCGAGGGCGAGCCTTTGCAGACTCTCGTGGTTAACTCCATCCGCAAGACCATCAAGGTTGTTGCCGTGAAGTCCCCATACTTCGGTGATCGTCGTAAGGCGTTCATGGACGACCTGGCTGTAGTTACCGCTGCAACCGTGGTTGATCCTGAGGTCGGCATTAACCTGAACGAAGCTGGCGTCGAGGTCTTCGGCTCTGCTCGTCGTGTTTCTGTCACCAAGGATGAGACCGTCATCGTTGATGGCACCGGCACCGCTGAAGCTGTTGAGGCACGTCGCGCACAGATTCGTCGCGAGATCGAAAGCACCGATTCCAGCTGGGATCGCGAAAAGGCGGAAGAGCGTTTGGCTAAGCTCTCCGGCGGTGTTGCTGTGATCCGCGTTGGCGCTGCTACCGAGACTGAGGTTAATGACCGCAAGCTTCGTGTGGAAGACGCTATCAACGCTGCTCGTGCTGCTGCTCAAGAAGGCGTTATCGCCGGCGGTGGCTCTGCATTGGTACAGATCGCTGAAACCCTCAAGGCTTATGCCGAGGAGTTCGAAGGCGATCAGAAGATCGGCGTGCGTGCTTTGGCAACCGCGCTGACCAAGCCTGCTTTCTGGATTGCATCCAATGCTGGTCTTGACGGTGCTGTTGTGGTTTCTGAAATCGCAGCATTGCCTAATGGTTCTGGTTTCAACGCTGCAACCCTGAAGTACGGCGATCTCATTGCTGATGGTGTTATTGACCCAGTTAAGGTCACTCACTCCGCAGTTGTTAACTCCACTTCCGTTGCTCGCATGGTTCTTACCACCGAGGCATCCGTTGTGGAAAAGCCTGCTAATAGCTCTGATGACCATGGTCACCAGCACTAATTAAGGCTTAAGAATTTACCCTCGGAAGATCATTCTTCTGAGGGTTTTTTCGTCGAAAAGCGCGCTTTTCGACGCGCCCACGCCGCGCAAAAAAGACCCTGCGTCGGGGGCAGGGTCTGTGGTGCTAAACGGCGATTGGCTGTTTGCGTTCAATCTTGCGCAAAATAACCAAGCGCTCGGACTCGGAAAGTCCACCCCATACTCCATAGGGTTCGCCCACTGAAAGCGCATGCTGGCGGCAAGATTCCAAAACTGGACAAGAAGCACAAATAGCCTTGGCGCGCAGCTCACGACGCTGGCGAGCACGACCGCGCTCGCCGTCTGGATGGTAGAACACATCCGAGGTCTCGCCGCGGCACGAACCGTGCAGCTGCCAGTCCCAGAAGTCAGCGTTTGGTCCGGGAAGCTGGTGAGGCAATGTCATCTTCGATTACTCCCTATTTGAGCTACGTACGCGTTCACTAATGTTGGGTGTTCGCCCGAGAAGACAGTGTCATTGCCAAGTATGAACAAATAGTGGCGCAATGGTGACACAAATCTGTCTAAATGGTCATGAGAAAGCGAATTTTGAGCAGTACGGGTGTTCTGACCTGGCTTTATATCCCGAAGTGAACCTATGGTGAATTCTTAGAACATCCTGGCTACTCTGCTGAAATCATGTGAAATGTAAAAAATGGGTAACGGCAGCGGGGTTAAACCGTCGGCGTAGCAGCCCATATTGTTAAGATGGGACGAAACTCGCCTGCCGTTTGGTTGGTGCGTTGTTGTTTGTGCCTGAGTTGATCGCACACAACGGTCCATTTAATTCGAGGTAGGAAGGTGCGAGACCTTGGCTGATACCGAGCATGAGCTCGCCAAGCTAGTACCTCAGGCGACGGCGGGGGATCGTCGAGCTTTACAGCGAATAATGGAAATTATTCACCCAATTGTGTTGCGATATGCTCGTGCGCGAATTGGCGGCGGCCGGCAACCCACGGCTGAAGATGTAGCTCAAGAAGTATGTTTGGCAGTGGCAACGTCAATTGGAAAATTTGTGGATCAAGGTCGTCCATTTATGGCCTTTGTATATGGCATTGCTTCAAATAAGGTCGCCGATGCGCATCGTGCCATGTCACGTGATAAATCGACCCCCACCGAAGAAGTTCCAGATTCCACTCCAGATACCTTTACCCCCGAAGAGTTTGCGCTGCTCAGCGATGGAAGTAACAGAGTGAGGGGACTTCTCGATCTACTCAGTGAAAAGGCACGCGATATTCTCATTTTGAGAGTTATCGTCGGTCTTTCAGCAGAAGAAACTGCAGAGATGGTGGGCAGCACCCCGGGTGCTGTCCGAGTTGCTCAACATAGAGCACTCGCAACACTTCGAAGCGCACTTGAGCAGCAGGAGAACTAGTAATGACTCGACGTCACAACCCAGGTGACCAGGACGGACAGGACATCGTCAATTCACAGCTTAAGCAGCTGTTTGATGACGATGAGTTCCTGACTGACCTGTCCCGCGGCGTTGATCCCTCTGAGGGTCGTGATGTCCTCGCTGGGCTCCTTCTGGACTTAAATAGGGAAGTGCAAGCTCCGATGCCGGCAGCGCCGGACCTTTCGAAGCTGCTTCCTGGATTTGAAGATCTGGCACAGGACTCATTCGAGGACCAACAGAGGGATTCCAACCCTGGAACCACTGAATTCGCCCCGATTTCCACATCCGACATTTCCACAAACTCTGACAACACCGATACCACCGTCATTGCTTTGGATGAGCGTCGCGATAAAAAGCGCAAATCTCATCCATTTATGCACGGACTCGTTGGTGCAGCCGCTGCAACCCTCGTGATTGCCGGTGGCGGTTCCGCAATTTACAACGCCGATGCAGATTCGCCTCTTTATGCCATGAACCAGCAGATTTTTGGCGAAGATGACACCGTCAACACCGTGGAGTTGGCATCAACTTTGGAAGAAGTTGATAGCCGCACCGCAAACGGTGACGTAGCCGGTGCTCGTGAATTGCTTGAGCAAGCTCGCGTCATGGTTGAAGACATGCACGGTCAGCGTCCTCCAGCACCAGAGCATGTCACCACTGTGACGCCAGCTCCAGTGACGGAGACTCAAACTGCAACTGCAACGGTGACAGAGTCTGCCCCAACCGAAGAACCAGTTACTGCAACTGCCACTGTGACCCAAACACAAACGCAGGTTCAGACGATTGTTTCTACCGTTGTGGCTCCGCCAGTGTGGACTCCTAGCCCAGAACCAACCGCGCAACCTACCAGCGCCGTTCCCACTGCGGGAACGCCCACTGGTACGCAAACCGGTGGCGGGTTAGTAGACCCACAGACTCCTGGAAACTAGGAATTAAAAAAGACTGTTCAGTTTTGCGCTCATGGAGCAAAGCTGAACAGTCTTTTACTTTTGTCTTTAACGAGCTTCCAAACCGTCTAGATAACCCAGGCAATAGTCCCAAGGGACATAGGCTTCCACATTGGGCTGTGCGCTTGGCTCATGAACAGGGCTGAGTTCACCGGCTAGGGTAGCGCGCATATTTGCAGCCATAATATCCCAGTCGTAATAGTGGAATTCCTCACAGTCCTCGCACATAAAGAAAATTCCCTCAATGCCACGAGGCTTGAGAATCTTCTTAAATTCAATGACTGATTTTAGGTCCTGCTGCACATGAATGCGCTCTTGATCTGAGATTGGCTCAAAAGGCTCATCCTCAGTCAAAAAGGATGCCGGGTCATTGGGATCATCGGCAAACGGGTCGCGGGGCATCATCGCATCAAAGTTCACAGCACTAACCCTATTGCCCCATGGGAAAAATGACCAACACAACCCGCCCACAATGTGATTTAGGGCAACCTAATTAAGCTGGCGGAATGTTGTTGCTACTTTTGTGGTTATCCGAATTAAGAACAAACTACTAAGGTTTAATTAATTGTGGACACAAAATGAGGAGGAACTGTCGCAAATGACCACCCAGAGCCGAGTTTCCACCGGAGGAGACGATCCCAACAAGGTTGCCCTCGTTGGACTAACATTTGACGATGTACTACTACTTCCAAATGCGTCGGACATTGTTCCTTCCGAGGTAAACACCTCAACGCAGCTGACCCGTAATATTCGTCTAAACACCCCGATCCTTTCCGCCGCGATGGACACCGTTACCGAAGCTCGAATGGCTATCGGAATGGCGCGCCAAGGTGGTATCGGTGTTTTGCACCGCAACCTCTCCATTCAGGAGCAGGCCGAAAACGTTGAACTAGTAAAGCGCTCCGAGTCCGGCATGGTTACTGATCCAGTAACCTGTACCCCCGACATGAGCATTCAGGAAGTTGATGATCTCTGCGCACGCTTCCGCATTTCTGGCCTTCCAGTAGTTGATGAAAATGGAAAGCTCGTAGGTATTTGCACCAACCGCGATATGCGTTTTGAAGCAGATATGACCCGCCGTGTTGCTGAGGTTATGACCCCAATGCCACTCGTGGTTGCTGAAGAGGGCGTTACCAAGGCTCAGGCTTTGGAATTGCTTTCCGCAAACAAGGTGGAAAAGCTTCCAATCGTATCCAAGGACGGCAAGCTTATTGGCTTGATCACCGTTAAGGACTTTGTTAAGACCGAGCAGCACCCAAATGCTTCCAAGGACGCATCCGGCCGTTTGCTGGTTGCTGCTGGTATCGGAACCGGCGAAGAGTCCTTCCAGCGAGCTGGCGCTCTTGTTGATGCAGGCGTTGACATCTTGGTTGTGGATTCTGCACACGCACACTCCCGTGGCGTTTTGGACATGGTTACCCGCGTTAAGAAGGCTTTCCCAGGCGTTGATATTGTCGGCGGCAACCTGGCTACCCGTGAGGCTGCACAGGCCATGATCGACGCTGGTGCTGACGCTATCAAGGTTGGTATCGGCCCAGGTTCCATTTGCACCACCCGCGTGGTTGCTGGTGTTGGTGCTCCTCAGATCACCGCGATCATGGAAGCTGCAGTTCCAGCACACAAGGCTGGTATCCCAATCATCGCCGATGGTGGCATGCAGTTCTCCGGTGACGTCGCTAAGGCTCTAGCCGCTGGCGCAAACTCCGTCATGCTCGGCTCCATGCTTGCTGGTACTGCAGAGGCACCAGGCGAGACCATCACCGTTAACGGCAAGCAGTACAAGCGTTACCGCGGTATGGGCTCCATGGGCGCTATGCAAGGCCGTGGCCTCAGCGGTGAAAAGCGTTCCTACTCCAAGGACCGTTACTTCCAGGCAGATGTGAAGAGCGAAGATAAGCTCGTCCCAGAAGGAATCGAAGGCCGCGTGCCTTTCCGTGGCTCTATCGAAGACATCATTCACCAGCAGGTGGGTGGACTTCGTGCAGCTATGGGCTACACCGGTTCTGCCACCATCCAGGAACTGCACAAGGCTCGCTTTGTTCAGATTACCAGCGCTGGCCTGAAGGAATCCCACCCTCACCACATCCAGCAGACTGTGGAAGCTCCTAACTACCACTAGGATCTAAAACATTAAGAAACAGCCCGATTTCTGTATGGAAATCGGGCTGTTTTGCTGTGTTTCGGAGTTGATGGCTAGTTGTGTCCAGGGTCTCGGGTAAAGTCTTCGAAGTATACGAACACAAAGGGAGGCCAGTCACTAATGCGTGACCACGTTGAGATCGGCATCGGCCGCGAGGCACGACGCACCTACAGCCTGGACGATATTTCTGTCGTTTCCAGCCGCCGCACCCGTTCTTCCAAGGACGTTGACACTACCTGGCATATCGACGCTTATAAGTTTGAGCTGCCATTCCTCAATCACCCCACTGACGCACTTGCCAGCCCAGAATTTGTTATTGAAATGGGCAAGCAGGGTGGCATGGGTGTTATCAATGCCGAAGGCCTGTGGGGACGCCACGCAGACCTCGATGCAGCGATCGCCAAGGTCATCAAGGCCTATGGTGCACAAGAAGAAACCGGAATTTCCGGTGTTGAGTTCATCGGTGGCGGTGACCAGGCAGCAGCAACTCGCATGCTGCAGGAACTACACGCTGCACCACTGGACAAGGAATTGCTCAGCGAGCGCATCGCACAGGTACGTGACTCCGGCCAGATTGTGGCCGTTCGCGTATCCCCACAGAACGCTCGTGAACTAGCTCCAACCGTTATCAAGGCTGGTGCTGATCTGCTGGTTATTCAGGGCACCTTGATCTCTGCAGAACACGTAAACACCGGGGGAGAGCCACTTAACCTCAAGGAGTTTATTGGTTCCCTAGAAATCCCAGTTATCGCTGGTGGCGTCAATGACTACACCACCGCATTGCACATGATGCGCACTGGTGCGGTGGGCATCATCGTCGGTGGCGGCGAGAACACCAATAGCCTGGCTTTGGGCATGGAAGTGTCTTTGGCTACCGCAATTGCTGATGTTGCTGCAGCACGTCGCGAATACCTGGATGAAACCGGCGGACGTTATGTGCACATCATTGCTGATGGGGATATCTACAACTCCGGCGATGTCGTGAAGTCCATCGCTTGTGGTGCTGATGCTGTGGTCCTGGGATCTCCTTTGGCTCGTGCCAAGGAAGCCGCAGGAAAGGGCTACTTCTGGCCAGCAGTAGCAGCACACCCACGTTTCCCACGCGGCATTGTGTCTGAGTCGGGAATTCTTGATGAGCAGGCTCCATCCTTGGAGCAGATCCTGCGCGGACCTTCCACCATGCCTTGGGGTATTGAGAACTTTGAAGGTGGCCTTAAGCGTGCCATGGCAAAGTGTGGTTTCACCGACTTGAAGAGTTTCCAAAAGGTGCCTTTGCACTTTAATGGCTAAACGTTAGCGTTTCTCAAGGGTTGGGCATGTAGTTTTGATGCCCAACCCTTGTTGTTTTTCTTTCTGAATTATTGGCAAACATGCAGGTTTTCATGGGTTTATGTCCGAAGATTTCCACTTTAGGGAGATATAGGTCATACTATTAAAAAAATCTTTTGCGGGTCACTAATTTAAAAGGAGATCAATCTGTGGACACCTGGCAACAAACACTGGGGGCGGGGCCCTTGCTTGGCATTGCAGCCGGCGCAATCGCTCTAATCCTCATCCTGGTTATTTTCTTCAAACTTCACGCCTTCCTCACCCTAGTTTTGGTCTCTGTGCTTACTGCACTGGTGGCTGGCATTCCAGTGGAGTTTGTCGTCGAAACGCTCCTTGATGGGTTCGGAGGTACCCTTGCCTCCGTCGCTCTGCTCGTTGGTCTTGGAGCCATGTTGGGCCGATTGGTGGAAGCATCCGGTGGTGCAGCTTCGCTGGCCAATATGATGATCCGCATTTTTGGTGAAAAGCGCGCACCTTTTGCGCTTGGTGTTGCTTCTTTGATCATGGGCTTCCCAGTGTTCTTTGACGCCGGCCTGGTTGTCATGCTGCCAGTGATTTTCGCTGTGGCACGTCGCATGAATGGCCCAATCTTGGCCTACGGTATTCCTGCTGCTGGCGCGTTCTCTGTAATGCATGTATTTGTGCCACCACACCCAGGTCCAATTGCCGCCTCAGAGTTCTACGGTGCACAGGTGGGATTTGTTCTGCTTGCTGGTCTTATCGTTGCGATCCCAACCTGGTACCTCACCGGTTACCTGCTGGGCAAGTACCTCGGAGTGAAGTTCCCAATCAGCGTTCCTGATTTACTTACTGGTGGCGAAGTTGCTGGTGAACAGCCTAAAAACCCAGCCAGCGCGGGCACCGTTATCGCAATTTTGCTGATCCCAATGATCCTCATCTTCGGCAATACCGGTACTGATATGGCTGCTGCTGCAGGGCTTATCGACGCTGATTCCTTGGTTGTTTCTGTCCTCGGATTCCTCGGTGCAACTCCAATTGCTTTGCTTATTTCCACTCTTGTTGCCATGTGGGCACTGGGAACTCGCCGCGGAGTCAGCGGATCCGCTCTGGACAGGACTGTTGAAGGCGCACTTGGCCCCATCTGTTCTGTGGTTTTGATTACCGGTGCAGGTGGTATGTTTGGTGGCGTTTTGCGCGCCTCCGGAATTGGTGATGCTTTGGCTGACTCCATGGCCGAGCTTGGTCTGCCAGTTATTGCAGCCTGCTTTATCGTC encodes the following:
- a CDS encoding sigma-70 family RNA polymerase sigma factor encodes the protein MADTEHELAKLVPQATAGDRRALQRIMEIIHPIVLRYARARIGGGRQPTAEDVAQEVCLAVATSIGKFVDQGRPFMAFVYGIASNKVADAHRAMSRDKSTPTEEVPDSTPDTFTPEEFALLSDGSNRVRGLLDLLSEKARDILILRVIVGLSAEETAEMVGSTPGAVRVAQHRALATLRSALEQQEN
- a CDS encoding bifunctional ADP-dependent NAD(P)H-hydrate dehydratase/NAD(P)H-hydrate epimerase, whose product is MKSVFSVDQIRRAENTLMALQSDSDELIISAASAVADVALALLKVPAPALAQDGKILLLVGSGGNGGDALYAGAFLAEEGKKVDALLLNKERVHHSALSYFESLGGTVLDSEPNHGDYRLLIDGILGIGGRGGIAPETARFVENFYSAGIPILAVDIPSGVHADTGAVPEPALVTLDGFEQGAPIARQKIPTHINADVTITFGGLRRAHAVSAACGEVLLADISVAGAGGRSLSHALLEIQSADSGPQYFASKAWNGVPNAPAQNPKLAAMFEALAAENSGIQRLGRQFIVLDVEPSPDHDKYSGGIVGIVAGSEQYPGAAVLATAAAVRATSSMVRYVGPVAAAVLAALPEVVATSSLGTAGRVQAWVFGPGHGIDEQAFKELQELLNNPEPLLIDADGLTLLSASAELRQLLRTRHGASVLTPHRGEFERIASALRAEGIEIPNPETDSIGAAHAMAENLKCCVLLKGRFTIIATCNYVYAVNAGHSWSATPGSGDVLSGLIGAHLAHSSAELNRIPEYIPELEISDTAVYAQVAPAVTIHAVAAALAARTEFGPAPTSASKIAAAIPAATAMVNTHAPMNFS
- a CDS encoding GntP family permease, translated to MDTWQQTLGAGPLLGIAAGAIALILILVIFFKLHAFLTLVLVSVLTALVAGIPVEFVVETLLDGFGGTLASVALLVGLGAMLGRLVEASGGAASLANMMIRIFGEKRAPFALGVASLIMGFPVFFDAGLVVMLPVIFAVARRMNGPILAYGIPAAGAFSVMHVFVPPHPGPIAASEFYGAQVGFVLLAGLIVAIPTWYLTGYLLGKYLGVKFPISVPDLLTGGEVAGEQPKNPASAGTVIAILLIPMILIFGNTGTDMAAAAGLIDADSLVVSVLGFLGATPIALLISTLVAMWALGTRRGVSGSALDRTVEGALGPICSVVLITGAGGMFGGVLRASGIGDALADSMAELGLPVIAACFIVAAVLRVAQGSATVALTTAAALMAPAVAAAGYNDFQLATIVIATAAGSVIASHVNDSGFWLVGRLMGMDVATTLKTWTVNQTGIAIVGFALACVLFGIGSAIG
- a CDS encoding DUF5319 domain-containing protein encodes the protein MNFDAMMPRDPFADDPNDPASFLTEDEPFEPISDQERIHVQQDLKSVIEFKKILKPRGIEGIFFMCEDCEEFHYYDWDIMAANMRATLAGELSPVHEPSAQPNVEAYVPWDYCLGYLDGLEAR
- the guaB gene encoding IMP dehydrogenase; protein product: MTTQSRVSTGGDDPNKVALVGLTFDDVLLLPNASDIVPSEVNTSTQLTRNIRLNTPILSAAMDTVTEARMAIGMARQGGIGVLHRNLSIQEQAENVELVKRSESGMVTDPVTCTPDMSIQEVDDLCARFRISGLPVVDENGKLVGICTNRDMRFEADMTRRVAEVMTPMPLVVAEEGVTKAQALELLSANKVEKLPIVSKDGKLIGLITVKDFVKTEQHPNASKDASGRLLVAAGIGTGEESFQRAGALVDAGVDILVVDSAHAHSRGVLDMVTRVKKAFPGVDIVGGNLATREAAQAMIDAGADAIKVGIGPGSICTTRVVAGVGAPQITAIMEAAVPAHKAGIPIIADGGMQFSGDVAKALAAGANSVMLGSMLAGTAEAPGETITVNGKQYKRYRGMGSMGAMQGRGLSGEKRSYSKDRYFQADVKSEDKLVPEGIEGRVPFRGSIEDIIHQQVGGLRAAMGYTGSATIQELHKARFVQITSAGLKESHPHHIQQTVEAPNYH
- a CDS encoding GuaB3 family IMP dehydrogenase-related protein, translating into MRDHVEIGIGREARRTYSLDDISVVSSRRTRSSKDVDTTWHIDAYKFELPFLNHPTDALASPEFVIEMGKQGGMGVINAEGLWGRHADLDAAIAKVIKAYGAQEETGISGVEFIGGGDQAAATRMLQELHAAPLDKELLSERIAQVRDSGQIVAVRVSPQNARELAPTVIKAGADLLVIQGTLISAEHVNTGGEPLNLKEFIGSLEIPVIAGGVNDYTTALHMMRTGAVGIIVGGGENTNSLALGMEVSLATAIADVAAARREYLDETGGRYVHIIADGDIYNSGDVVKSIACGADAVVLGSPLARAKEAAGKGYFWPAVAAHPRFPRGIVSESGILDEQAPSLEQILRGPSTMPWGIENFEGGLKRAMAKCGFTDLKSFQKVPLHFNG
- the groL gene encoding chaperonin GroEL (60 kDa chaperone family; promotes refolding of misfolded polypeptides especially under stressful conditions; forms two stacked rings of heptamers to form a barrel-shaped 14mer; ends can be capped by GroES; misfolded proteins enter the barrel where they are refolded when GroES binds) translates to MAKLIAFDQDAREGILRGVDALANTVKVTLGPRGRNVVLDKAFGGPLVTNDGVTIAREIDVEDPFENLGAQLVKSVAVKTNDIAGDGTTTATLLAQALITEGLRNVAAGANPIELNKGIAAAAEKTITELKARATAVSDTKEIANVATVSSRDEVVGEIVAAAMEKVGKDGVVTVEESQSMETSLDVTEGISFDKGYLSPYFINDADTQQAVLDNPAILLVRNKISSLPDFLPLLEKVVESNRPLLIVAEDIEGEPLQTLVVNSIRKTIKVVAVKSPYFGDRRKAFMDDLAVVTAATVVDPEVGINLNEAGVEVFGSARRVSVTKDETVIVDGTGTAEAVEARRAQIRREIESTDSSWDREKAEERLAKLSGGVAVIRVGAATETEVNDRKLRVEDAINAARAAAQEGVIAGGGSALVQIAETLKAYAEEFEGDQKIGVRALATALTKPAFWIASNAGLDGAVVVSEIAALPNGSGFNAATLKYGDLIADGVIDPVKVTHSAVVNSTSVARMVLTTEASVVEKPANSSDDHGHQH
- a CDS encoding WhiB family transcriptional regulator: MTLPHQLPGPNADFWDWQLHGSCRGETSDVFYHPDGERGRARQRRELRAKAICASCPVLESCRQHALSVGEPYGVWGGLSESERLVILRKIERKQPIAV
- the groES gene encoding co-chaperone GroES, which produces MANVNIKPLEDKILVQINEAETTTASGLVIPDSAKEKPQEATVIAVGPGRFDDKGNRIPLDVKEDDVVIFSRYGGTEIKFGGVEYLLLSARDILAIVEK